A region of Arabidopsis thaliana chromosome 5, partial sequence DNA encodes the following proteins:
- the DFB gene encoding DHFS-FPGS homolog B (DHFS-FPGS homolog B (DFB); CONTAINS InterPro DOMAIN/s: Folylpolyglutamate synthetase, conserved site (InterPro:IPR018109), Mur ligase, central (InterPro:IPR013221), Mur ligase, C-terminal (InterPro:IPR004101), Folylpolyglutamate synthetase (InterPro:IPR001645); BEST Arabidopsis thaliana protein match is: DHFS-FPGS homolog D (TAIR:AT3G55630.3); Has 7710 Blast hits to 7708 proteins in 2543 species: Archae - 43; Bacteria - 4850; Metazoa - 165; Fungi - 360; Plants - 132; Viruses - 0; Other Eukaryotes - 2160 (source: NCBI BLink).) translates to MAAQGGDSYEEALAALSSLITKRSRADKSNKGDRFELVFDYLKLLDLEEDILKMNVIHVAGTKGKGSTCTFTESIIRNYGFRTGLFTSPHLIDVRERFRLDGVDISEEKFLGYFWWCYNRLKERTNEEIPMPTYFRFLALLAFKIFAAEEVDAAILEVGLGGKFDATNAVQKPVVCGISSLGYDHMEILGDTLGKIAGEKAGIFKLGVPAFTVPQPDEAMRVLEEKASETEVNLEVVQPLTARLLSGQKLGLDGEHQYVNAGLAVSLASIWLQQIGKLEVPSRTQMSILPEKFIKGLATASLQGRAQVVPDQYTESRTSGDLVFYLDGAHSPESMEACAKWFSVAVKGDNQSGSSGHLVNGSAGSSHDKWSNETCEQILLFNCMSVRDPNLLLPHLKNMCAKYGVNFKKALFVPNMSVYHKVGTAADLPENDPQVDLSWQFTLQKVWESLVQSERDGEKDGESDGNSEVFTSLPMAIKCLRDTVHESSSATRFQVLVTGSLHLVGDVLRLIRK, encoded by the exons ATGGCAGCTCAAG GAGGTGATTCATATGAGGAAGCGTTGGCTGCTTTGTCGTCTTTGATCACGAAACGAAGTCGTGCTGATAAGAGCAATAAAGGGGATCGCTTTGAGTTAGTCTTTGATTATCTCAAG CTACTTGACCTGGAAGAAGACATTTTAAAGATGAATGTTATTCATGTCGCTGGTACCAAAGGCaag GGATCCACATGTACCTTTACAGAGTCTATTATTCGAAACTATGGCTTTCGAACTGGACTCTTCACTTCACCTCACCTCATTGATGTCCGGGAAAGATTTCGTTTGGATGG TGTGGACATAAGTGAAGAGAAATTTTTGGGATATTTCTGGTGGTGCTATAACAGGCTCAAG GAGAGAACTAACGAGGAGATACCAATGCCTACATATTTCCGCTTCCTTGCATTGCtagcttttaaaatatttgctGCAGAAGAG GTAGATGCTGCTATATTGGAGGTTGGATTAGGTGGAAAGTTTGATGCCACCAATGCG GTTCAGAAACCTGTGGTATGTGGTATTTCTTCACTCGGATATGACCACATGGAAATTCTAG GTGATACACTTGGAAAAATTGCTGGTGAGAAGGCTGGAATTTTCAAG CTTGGAGTTCCAGCTTTCACAGTGCCCCAACCTGATGAAGCCATGCGTGTCCTTGAAGAGAAAGCTTCCGAAACAGAA GTGAATCTCGAAGTGGTGCAGCCACTAACCGCAAGGCTGTTAAGTGGTCAGAAACTTGGGCTTGATGGGGAACACCAATATGTCAATGCTGGTCTAGCAGTTTCGCTTGCCTCTATCTGGCTTCAGCAAATTGGTAAACTAGAAGTTCCGAGTCGGACTCAGATG AGTATTCTGCCTGAGAAATTCATCAAAGGGTTAGCTACAGCGAGTTTGCAAGGACGAGCACAGGTCGTCCCTGATCAATATACTGAATCTCGGACTTCAGGAGATCTAGTATTTTATCTGGATGGAGCTCACAGTCCAGAAAGCATGGAAGCATGCGCCAAATGGTTTTCGGTTGCGGTTAAGGGAGACAACCAGTCAGGGAGTTCAGGACATTTGGTTAATGGCTCTGCAGGATCCTCTCATGATAAATGGTCAAATGAAACCTGTGAACAG ATATTGTTGTTCAATTGTATGTCAGTTCGGGACCCAAATCTACTGCTTCCACATCTAAAGAATATGTGCGCAAAATACG GTGTCAATTTCAAGAAGGCATTGTTTGTACCAAACATGTCGGTGTATCATAAGGTTGGTACAGCAGCTGATTTGCCAGAGAATGATCCACAGGTTGACTTGTCATGGCAGTTCACACTTCAGAAAGTGTGGGAAAGCCTTGTGCAGAGTGAAAGAG ATGGAGAAAAAGATGGTGAAAGTGATGGAAACAGTGAGGTGTTTACTTCACTACCCATGGCAATAAAATGTCTAAGGGACACTGTACATGAGAGTAGCTCAGCCACACGTTTCCAG GTCCTTGTAACTGGTTCGTTACATCTTGTGGGCGATGTACTGAGATTAATcagaaaatga
- the DFB gene encoding DHFS-FPGS homolog B (DHFS-FPGS homolog B (DFB); CONTAINS InterPro DOMAIN/s: Folylpolyglutamate synthetase, conserved site (InterPro:IPR018109), Mur ligase, central (InterPro:IPR013221), Mur ligase, C-terminal (InterPro:IPR004101), Folylpolyglutamate synthetase (InterPro:IPR001645); BEST Arabidopsis thaliana protein match is: DHFS-FPGS homolog D (TAIR:AT3G55630.3); Has 7626 Blast hits to 7624 proteins in 2505 species: Archae - 43; Bacteria - 4775; Metazoa - 165; Fungi - 350; Plants - 132; Viruses - 0; Other Eukaryotes - 2161 (source: NCBI BLink).) translates to MFAVSIVPRTTSCRLSSAFLCQLSIPLTLRLHHHYQHHQPHLPSPLSFQIHSLRKQIDMAAQGGDSYEEALAALSSLITKRSRADKSNKGDRFELVFDYLKLLDLEEDILKMNVIHVAGTKGKGSTCTFTESIIRNYGFRTGLFTSPHLIDVRERFRLDGVDISEEKFLGYFWWCYNRLKERTNEEIPMPTYFRFLALLAFKIFAAEEVDAAILEVGLGGKFDATNAVQKPVVCGISSLGYDHMEILGDTLGKIAGEKAGIFKLGVPAFTVPQPDEAMRVLEEKASETEVNLEVVQPLTARLLSGQKLGLDGEHQYVNAGLAVSLASIWLQQIGKLEVPSRTQMSILPEKFIKGLATASLQGRAQVVPDQYTESRTSGDLVFYLDGAHSPESMEACAKWFSVAVKGDNQSGSSGHLVNGSAGSSHDKWSNETCEQILLFNCMSVRDPNLLLPHLKNMCAKYGVNFKKALFVPNMSVYHKVGTAADLPENDPQVDLSWQFTLQKVWESLVQSERDGEKDGESDGNSEVFTSLPMAIKCLRDTVHESSSATRFQVLVTGSLHLVGDVLRLIRK, encoded by the exons ATGTTTGCAGTTTCGATAGTACCTCGAACCACATCGTGCCGTTTGAGCTCTGCCTTTCTCTGTCAACTCTCGATTCCTCTCACTCTTCGGCTCCACCATCACTACCAACACCACCAGCCTCACCTAccatctcctctctcttttcag ATTCATTCGTTAAGAAAGCAGATCGACATGGCAGCTCAAG GAGGTGATTCATATGAGGAAGCGTTGGCTGCTTTGTCGTCTTTGATCACGAAACGAAGTCGTGCTGATAAGAGCAATAAAGGGGATCGCTTTGAGTTAGTCTTTGATTATCTCAAG CTACTTGACCTGGAAGAAGACATTTTAAAGATGAATGTTATTCATGTCGCTGGTACCAAAGGCaag GGATCCACATGTACCTTTACAGAGTCTATTATTCGAAACTATGGCTTTCGAACTGGACTCTTCACTTCACCTCACCTCATTGATGTCCGGGAAAGATTTCGTTTGGATGG TGTGGACATAAGTGAAGAGAAATTTTTGGGATATTTCTGGTGGTGCTATAACAGGCTCAAG GAGAGAACTAACGAGGAGATACCAATGCCTACATATTTCCGCTTCCTTGCATTGCtagcttttaaaatatttgctGCAGAAGAG GTAGATGCTGCTATATTGGAGGTTGGATTAGGTGGAAAGTTTGATGCCACCAATGCG GTTCAGAAACCTGTGGTATGTGGTATTTCTTCACTCGGATATGACCACATGGAAATTCTAG GTGATACACTTGGAAAAATTGCTGGTGAGAAGGCTGGAATTTTCAAG CTTGGAGTTCCAGCTTTCACAGTGCCCCAACCTGATGAAGCCATGCGTGTCCTTGAAGAGAAAGCTTCCGAAACAGAA GTGAATCTCGAAGTGGTGCAGCCACTAACCGCAAGGCTGTTAAGTGGTCAGAAACTTGGGCTTGATGGGGAACACCAATATGTCAATGCTGGTCTAGCAGTTTCGCTTGCCTCTATCTGGCTTCAGCAAATTGGTAAACTAGAAGTTCCGAGTCGGACTCAGATG AGTATTCTGCCTGAGAAATTCATCAAAGGGTTAGCTACAGCGAGTTTGCAAGGACGAGCACAGGTCGTCCCTGATCAATATACTGAATCTCGGACTTCAGGAGATCTAGTATTTTATCTGGATGGAGCTCACAGTCCAGAAAGCATGGAAGCATGCGCCAAATGGTTTTCGGTTGCGGTTAAGGGAGACAACCAGTCAGGGAGTTCAGGACATTTGGTTAATGGCTCTGCAGGATCCTCTCATGATAAATGGTCAAATGAAACCTGTGAACAG ATATTGTTGTTCAATTGTATGTCAGTTCGGGACCCAAATCTACTGCTTCCACATCTAAAGAATATGTGCGCAAAATACG GTGTCAATTTCAAGAAGGCATTGTTTGTACCAAACATGTCGGTGTATCATAAGGTTGGTACAGCAGCTGATTTGCCAGAGAATGATCCACAGGTTGACTTGTCATGGCAGTTCACACTTCAGAAAGTGTGGGAAAGCCTTGTGCAGAGTGAAAGAG ATGGAGAAAAAGATGGTGAAAGTGATGGAAACAGTGAGGTGTTTACTTCACTACCCATGGCAATAAAATGTCTAAGGGACACTGTACATGAGAGTAGCTCAGCCACACGTTTCCAG GTCCTTGTAACTGGTTCGTTACATCTTGTGGGCGATGTACTGAGATTAATcagaaaatga
- the PRA1.A2 gene encoding prenylated RAB acceptor 1.A2 (prenylated RAB acceptor 1.A2 (PRA1.A2); CONTAINS InterPro DOMAIN/s: Prenylated rab acceptor PRA1 (InterPro:IPR004895); BEST Arabidopsis thaliana protein match is: Cysteine/Histidine-rich C1 domain family protein (TAIR:AT3G11402.2); Has 291 Blast hits to 291 proteins in 80 species: Archae - 0; Bacteria - 0; Metazoa - 162; Fungi - 6; Plants - 119; Viruses - 0; Other Eukaryotes - 4 (source: NCBI BLink).), producing MDWDNVAAEDVIEALREVEWSTPPRSFGEFFSRFAFPRSFSKWKSRLKCNLYYYRTNYFILVIFVLGLALVTRPLALVGAALTALSIAFLNDSFAASFNEKFIRTIRHFSPHMAAKMRPPHMPVIRGRSTARKTVYVCGKPRWVFVITFLTASLVMWFSSCGLLWVLYALLTSLAVIIVHASIRTPNLKARLNTFREEFRAVWRNYSEL from the exons ATGGATTGGGACAACGTAGCAGCTGAGGATGTGATTGAGGCGCTTAGAGAAGTTGAATGGTCGACGCCTCCTCGTTCGTTTGGCGAGTTCTTCTCTAGATTCGCGTTCCCTCGCTCTTTCTCTAAATGGAAGAGCCGTCTCAAATGCAATCTCTACTA CTATAGGACGAATTACTTTATCTTGGTGATTTTCGTTCTGG GTCTTGCGCTTGTTACGAGACCTCTGGCTCTTGTGGGTGCTGCTCTAACAGCTTTAAGTATAGCTTTCCTTAACGACAG TTTTGCAGCTAGTTTTAATGAGAAGTTTATAAGAACGATTAGGCATTTCTCCCCACacatggctgcaaaaatgaGACCTCCCCACAT GCCTGTCATCCGTGGAAGATCGACAGCAAGAAAGACAGTATACGTTTGTGGGAAACCGCGATGGGTATTCGTTATTACTTTCCTTACAG CCAGTCTTGTCATGTGGTTTTCTTCCTGCGGTTTGTTGTGGGTCCTCTATGCACTTCTCACTTCCCTTGCTG TGATCATTGTTCATGCAAGCATAAGAACCCCAAATCTCAAGGCACGCTTAAACACATTCCGTGAAGAATTCCGGGCTGTCTGGCGTAACTACAGTGAACTTTAA
- a CDS encoding Mitochondrial glycoprotein family protein (Mitochondrial glycoprotein family protein; FUNCTIONS IN: molecular_function unknown; INVOLVED IN: biological_process unknown; LOCATED IN: mitochondrion, mitochondrial matrix; EXPRESSED IN: 23 plant structures; EXPRESSED DURING: 15 growth stages; CONTAINS InterPro DOMAIN/s: Mitochondrial glycoprotein (InterPro:IPR003428); BEST Arabidopsis thaliana protein match is: Mitochondrial glycoprotein family protein (TAIR:AT3G55605.1); Has 1807 Blast hits to 1807 proteins in 277 species: Archae - 0; Bacteria - 0; Metazoa - 736; Fungi - 347; Plants - 385; Viruses - 0; Other Eukaryotes - 339 (source: NCBI BLink).), with the protein MATLVRRAASRFVGSYWKNRSFVYSLLDQSASGRRRHLTPSVDRNVPFTTSTKKRASPTDPLLRIIEEEIGYAEKADDYHRVEETPSGFPFEMEDKPGGKIVTLTREYEGETVKVEVHMTNLVTGDKEDDEDDEEEAENEEDEDEDKPLKPKQSNVPLLVTLSKKTGPSLEFRCTAFPDRIAIKDMWVTFPDDPSKDELAYEGPSFRVLDEKLRKAFHRYIEIRGIKPSMINFLHEYMINKDSREHLLWLKSLKNFVKY; encoded by the exons atggcgACTCTTGTACGTCGCGCAGCTTCTCGGTTTGTGGGAAGTTATTGGAAAAACCGTTCTTTCGTTTACTCATTGTTGGACCAGTCCGCTTCTGGCCGGAGGCGACATCTGACGCCGTCGGTTGACCGGAATGTTCCATTTACCACATCGACCAAAAAGAGAGCTTCTCCAACTGATCCGCTTCTTCGAATCATTGAAGAGGAGATTGGATACGCCGAGAAAGCTGATGATTATCATCGA GTTGAAGAAACTCCAAGTGGCTTCCCTTTCGAAATGGAAGACAAACCAGGAGGGAAGATTGTGACATTGACTAGAGAATATGAAGGAGAGACTGTTAAAGTTGAAGTACACATGACTAATCTTGTGACTGGtgacaaagaagatgatgaagatgatgaggaagaagcagagaatgaagaagatgaagatgaggataAGCCATTGAAGCCTAAGCAATCGAATGTGCCTCTCTTAGTAACTCTTTCCAAGAAGACAGGACCAAGTTTGGAATTTAGATGTACTGCTTTTCCAGACAGGATTGCGATCAAGGACATGTGGGTTACATTTCCTGATGATCCTTCCAAAGATGAGCTTGCTTATGAAGGACCTTCCTTCAG GGTTTTGGATGAAAAGCTAAGGAAGGCTTTCCATAGGTACATTGAGATTAGAGGGATAAAGCCGAGCATGATCAACTTCTTGCACGAGTACATGATCAACAAGGATAGTAGAGAGCACTTACTGTGGTTGAAATCTCTCAAGAACTTTGTCAAGtattga
- the EIF3G2 gene encoding eukaryotic translation initiation factor 3G2 (eukaryotic translation initiation factor 3G2 (EIF3G2); FUNCTIONS IN: RNA binding, translation initiation factor activity; INVOLVED IN: translational initiation; LOCATED IN: eukaryotic translation initiation factor 3 complex; EXPRESSED IN: 22 plant structures; EXPRESSED DURING: 13 growth stages; CONTAINS InterPro DOMAIN/s: RNA recognition motif, RNP-1 (InterPro:IPR000504), Translation initiation factor 3, RNA-binding subunit (InterPro:IPR017334), Nucleotide-binding, alpha-beta plait (InterPro:IPR012677), Zinc finger, CCHC-type (InterPro:IPR001878); BEST Arabidopsis thaliana protein match is: eukaryotic translation initiation factor 3G1 (TAIR:AT3G11400.1); Has 30201 Blast hits to 17322 proteins in 780 species: Archae - 12; Bacteria - 1396; Metazoa - 17338; Fungi - 3422; Plants - 5037; Viruses - 0; Other Eukaryotes - 2996 (source: NCBI BLink).) — translation MAIDTIQKTKKLRWGEIDEEEGDYDFLLPPKQMISPDQNGVKKVIEYKFNEEDKKVKITTTTRVQKRALTKQAVERRSWNKFGDAAHEESSSYLTMRSTEDIILERIRAPGSNAEQSTVSGDSMSQLGKPGAVLMVCRLCQKKGDHWTSRCPQKDLLSLMDEPLTAETSTSTITGTGRAAYVPPSMREGADRKAGGSDMRSRHDENSVRVTNLSEDTRGPDLMELFRPFGAVTRCHVAIDQKTSMSRGFGFVSFVSREDAQRAINKLNGYGYDNLILRVEWSTPKTQLDPFSFADYNNLCKLLNICHS, via the exons ATGGCGATTGATAcgatacaaaaaacaaaaaagcttcGGTGGGGAGAAattgacgaagaagaaggcgACTATGATTTCCTTCTTCCGCCTAAGCAGATGATTAGTCCGGACCAGAACGGTGTAAAGAAGGTGATTGAGTACAAATTCAACGAAGAGGACAAAAAGGTCAAAATCACTACCACGACCCGTGTTCAGAAGCGAGCTCTCACCAAACAAGCCGTGGAGCGACGGAGCTGGAATAAGTTCGGAGACGCAGCTCATGAAGAATCCAGTAGTTACCTCACAATGCGTTCAACAGAGGATATCATCTTGGAACGAATTAGAGCTCCTG GTAGCAACGCGGAACAGTCGACCGTATCAGGAGATAGCATGTCTCAGTTGGGCAAACCGGGTGCGGTCCTCATGGTCTGCAGGTTATGCCAAAAGAAAGGTGACCACTGGACATCAAGATGCCCACAGAAGGATCTCTTATCCTTAATGGACGAGCCTTTAACAGCAGAAACTTCTACATCGACCATAACTGGAACTGGCAGGGCGGCTTATGTCCCGCCAAGCATGAGAGAAGGTGCAGACAGAAAAGCTGGTGGTTCAGACATGAGGAGTAGACATGATGAGAACTCTGTCCGTGTGACTAATTTGTCTGAAGATACCCGTGGACCAGATTTGATGGAGTTGTTTCGTCCGTTTGGTGCTGTAACCCGTTGTCATGTAGCCATTGATCAGAAGACAAGCATGAGCAGaggatttggttttgtcaGTTTTGTGAGCAGGGAAGATGCACAGCGAGCAATCAACAAATTGAATGGCTATGGTTATGATAACCTCATTCTTAGGGTTGAATGGTCCACTCCTAAAACCCAATTAGATCCGTTTTCATTCGCTGATTATAATAATCTTTGTAAGTTGTTGAATATATGTCATTCATGA